Proteins encoded together in one Mobula birostris isolate sMobBir1 chromosome 9, sMobBir1.hap1, whole genome shotgun sequence window:
- the LOC140202720 gene encoding protein FAM3C-like produces the protein MRIAGPIKLGVVIVVSLLMGYLAFQIFEIKINANFKSIFTRSQDDQVQITKAPKYKCGLAKPCPENHFAFKMASGAANVVGPKICIEDKIVMSGVKNNVGRGMNIATVNGKTGELLETKFFDLWGAEVQPFIEFLKALKDGTIVFMATFDDAATKLNDLARQLVSELGSSSISKLSFRDNWVFVGAKGIQSKSPFEQHVKNNKNTNKYEGWPEVLEMEGCVPPKRE, from the exons ATGAGAATAGCAG GTCCAATAAAACTTGGGGTTGTCATTGTAGTGTCTTTGCTGATGGGTTATCTTGCATTCCAAATATTTGAAATCAAAATCAATGCAAATTTCAAATCAATATTTA CCAGATCACAAGACGATCAAGTACAAA TAACAAAGGCACCAAAATACAAATGTGGCCTCGCAAAGCCTTGCCCTGAGAATCATTTTGCATTCAAAATGGCCAGTGGAGCAGCAAATGTTGTTGGTCCCAAAATCTGTATTGAAGATAAAAT CGTAATGAGTGgtgttaagaacaatgttggtcGGGGTATGAACATTGCTACAGTAAATG GTAAAACTGGTGAATTATTGGAGACTAAATTTTTTGACCTTTGGGGTGCAG AAGTACAACCTTTCATTGAGTTCCTGAAAGCTCTAAAGGATGGAACAATAGTATTTATGGCTACTTTTGATGATGCAGCAACCAA ACTTAATGATTTGGCAAGGCAGCTTGTAAGTGAATTGGGGAGTTCATCCATCTCGAAACTCAGCTTCAGAGACAACTGGGTATTTGTTGGTGCAAAAGGGATTCAATCAAAGAGTCCTTTTGAACAG CATGTAaagaataataaaaacacaaacaaATATGAAGGCTGGCCAGAAGTTTTAGAGATGGAAGGATGTGTTCCCCCGAAAAGAGAATAA